The Juglans microcarpa x Juglans regia isolate MS1-56 chromosome 2S, Jm3101_v1.0, whole genome shotgun sequence genome has a window encoding:
- the LOC121252079 gene encoding uncharacterized protein LOC121252079, whose amino-acid sequence MGVSKAPISHLLLPSCSSSPRNSSIPNSNAKPLKPNSKTPLPNRRLFLLSLPLPTLLFPLFDGVVSNKIQPSSCYALASFDPVSPVEREASSVISRRVSEAVELLDKGRELQAKGDFNQALLYFTQVVEQYKDFAFSDYARMGRALALYEVGDRQEAIAEMEDVSISLKGYPEVHAALAAALYVDKHAPLLAENQFTIATLLDPHYTDVSYVKETKHWPPSLVISLQHFISLS is encoded by the exons ATGGGTGTTTCTAAGGCACCCATatcccatcttcttcttccttcctgtTCTTCTTCACCTCGAAATTCCAGCATCCCCAACTCAAACGCAAAACCCCTAAAACCCAACTCCAAAACCCCATTACCCAACAGGCGTTtgttccttctctctctccccctacCTACTCTCCTCTTTCCTCTGTTTGATGGCGTTGTTTCGAACAAAATTCAACCCAGTTCTTGTTATGCGCTCGCCAGCTTCGACCCGGTGAGTCCCGTTGAAAGAGAAGCAAGTTCCGTGATTTCTCGTAGAGTATCAGAAGCCGTTGAGCTTTTGGACAAAGGGAGGGAGTTACAGGCCAAGGGTGACTTTAACCAAGCTCTTTTATATTTCACTCAG GTCGTTGAACAATACAAAGACTTTGCCTTTTCGGACTATGCAAGAATGGGGAGAGCATTGGCCTTGTATGAGGTTGGTGACAGACAGGAGGCAATTGCAGAGATGGAGGATGTGTCCATATCTCTTAAGGGATATCCAG AAGTCCATGCAGCTCTAGCAGCAGCCTTATATGTGGACAAGCATGCTCCACTGCTAGCTGAAAATCAATTCACCATTGCAACTCTACTTGATCCTCACTATACAGACGTTTCATATGTAAAAGAAACAAAGCACTGGCCTCCAAGTTTGGTGATTTCTTTGCAACACTTCATCAGTCTTTCCTAG